The following nucleotide sequence is from Acidovorax radicis.
CGCGTTCCAGTTCGGCCACCCCGCTTCGTTTGCCCTGGCCAACAAGGTCAAGGAGCTGACACCTGCGGGCCTCGATTACGTGTTCTTCACCGGCTCGGGCTCTGAATCGGCCGACACCTCGCTGAAGATGGCCCGCGCCTACTGGCGTGCCAAGGGCCAGGGCACCAAGACCCGCCTCATCGGCCGCGAGAAGGGCTACCACGGCGTGAACTACGGCGGCATCTCGGTGGGCGGCATCATGGGCAACCGCAAGACCTTCGGCCAGGGCATCGAGGCCGACCACATCCCGCACACCCAGCCGCCAGCCGGCACCTTCCAGAAGGGCATGGTCGAAGAAGGCGGCCGTGCGTTGGCCGACAAGTTGCTGGAGGTGATCGCGCTGCACGACGCATCGAACATCGCCGCCGTCATCGTCGAGCCCTTCTCGGGATCGGCCGGTGTGGTGATCCCGCCCAAGGGCTACCTGGAGCGCATCCGCGAGATCTGCACGCAGAACAACATCCTGCTGATCTTTGATGAAGTCATCACCGGCTTTGGCCGCTGCGGCGCCTGGACGGGGGCCGAAGCCTTCGGCGTGACGCCCGACATCCTGAACTTCGCCAAGCAGGTGACCAACGGCGCCCAGCCGCTGGGCGGCGTGATCGCCACCAAGGAGATCTACGACACCTTCATCAACCAGGGCGGGCCCGAGTACATGCTCGAATTCCCACACGGCTACACCTACTCGGCCCACCCTGTGGCCTGCGCGGCCGGCAATGCGGTGCTCGACATTCTGCAAAAGGAAGACATGCCCGGCCGTGTGAAGGCCCTGGCGCCGTACTTCGAAAACGCAGTGCACGGCCTGAAAACAGCCAAGCATGTGGCCGACATCCGCAACTATGGCCTGGCCGCCGGCATCACCATCAGCGCGCTGCCCGGCGAGCCTGCCAAGCGCCCGTACGAGATCGCGATGAACTGCTGGGAGAAGGGCTTTTACGTGCGCTACGGCGGCGACACCATCCAGCTCGCGCCCCCGTTCATCAGCACCGAGGCCGAAATCGATCGCATGGTGAGCGCACTGGGCGACGCCCTGCAAGAAACGGCTTGATTCCGCAGCCCTGCCCATCCATGCGCATTGCCATCCTCACCTTCGACGCCTTCAACGACCTCGATTCGCTGGTGGCGTTTGGCATGCTCAACCGCATCGCCTTGCTGGGCGACACGAACTGGCAGGTGCGCATTGCCAGCCCCACGCCGCGCGTCACGTCCATGAACGGCCTGACCATCGACGCGCACGAGGACCTCAGCCAATTGGCTGAGGCCGACGCAGTGCTGGTGGGCAGCGGCATGAAGACGCGCGAGGTGGCCAACACCCCGGCGCTGATGGACCAGCTGCGTGTGCTGAACCCCGCACGCCAGCTGCTGGCGGCACAGTGCTCCGGCACCTACTTGCTGGGCCGCCTGGGCCTGCTGGGCGGCACGCCCGCCTGTACCGACCTGACCAGCAAGCCCTGGGTGGTGGAGTCCGGTGTGGATATCGTGCCGCGCGCGTTTGCGGCCCACGGCAACGTGGCCACGGCGGGCGGGTGCCTGGCGTCGCAGTACCTGGTGGCGTGGCTGATCGCGCGCCTCAAGGGGCTGGACGCCGCGCGCGAGGTGCTGCACTACTTTGCCCCGGTGGGCGAAAAGCAGGCGTTCATCGACCGGGCTTTCGGGCACGTGCTGCCCACGCTGGAGACCCAGGCTGTTACGGCTTGAATACTATTAATTTGATAGCTTATAGTGCTTATTAGACAAGCGTTAGAGGCACTTTTTACTCGAAATCACCATGAACCACGACAAGAACGTCACCACCACCGTCGGCCACCTGATCGACGGCAAGCTCGTTGCAGACACCGAGCGCACGCAGCCTGTGTTCAACCCCGCCACCGGTCAGTCCACCACCAGCGTGGCGCTGGCGAGCAAGGCCACGGTGGAAGCCGCCATCGCCTCTGCCGAGGCGGCCTTCCCCGCCTGGCGCAACACGCCGCCTTTGAAGCGTGCGCGCGTGATGAGCAAGCTGAAGGTGCTGCTCGAAGAAAACGCCGACAAGATCGCCGCCCTGATCACCGCCGAGCACGGCAAGGTGCTGTCCGATGCGCACGGCGAGCTGCAGCGCGGCATCGAGAACGTGGAATACGCCAGCTACGCACCCGAGCTGCTCAAGGGTGAGCACAGCCGCAACGTGGGCCCGAACATCGATTCGTGGAGCGAATTCCAGGCGCTGGGTGTCACCGCAGGCATCACGCCGTTCAACTTCCCGGCCATGGTGCCGCTGTGGATGTGGCCCATGGCCGTGGCCTGCGGCAACACCTTTGTGCTCAAGCCGTCCGAGCGCGACCCCAGCAGCACGCTGTTCATTGCCCAGCTGGCGCTGGAAGCGGGCTTGCCGCCCGGCGTGCTCAACGTCGTCAACGGCGACAAGCTGGCCGTGGACACCCTGCTGCGCGATCCACGTGTCAAAGCCGTGAGCTTTGTCGGCTCCACCCCCATTGCCGAATACATCTACGCCGAAGGCTGCAAACACGGTAAACGCGTGCAGGCCCTGGGTGGCGCCAAGAACCACGCCGTGCTGATGCCCGACGCCGATGTGGGCAACGCCGTCAGCGCGCTGATGGGCGCGGCGTATGGATCGTGCGGCGAGCGCTGCATGGCCATTCCGCTGCTGGTGGCCGTGGGCGACGCAGTGGGCGACGCAGTGATTGCCGGCCTGAAGACCGAGATCGCCAAGATGAAGGTCGGCCCCGGCACGGACAACAGCAACGACATGGGCCCGCTGGTGACCAAGCCGCACTTCGAAAAAGTGAAGGCCTATGTGGACAGCGGCGTGGCCGAAGGCGCCACGCTGGTGGTGGATGGCCGCGCAGTCAAGGTCGCCGGCCATGAGGAAGGCTACTTTCTGGGCGCGTGCCTGTTCGACAACGTCAAGCCCGGCATGAAGATCTACCAGGAAGAAATCTTCGGCCCCGTGCTGGGCGTGGTGCGCGTGAAGACGCTGCAAGAGGCCATGGACCTCATCAATGCGCACGAATATGGCAACGGCACCTGCATCTTCACCCGCGACGGCGAGGCGGCCCGCTACTTCACCGACCACATCCAGGTCGGCATGGTGGGCGTGAACGTGCCCCTGCCCGTGCCCGTGGCCTACCACTCGTTCGGCGGCTGGAAGCGCAGCCTGTTCGGCGACCTGCACGCCTACGGCCCCGACGCCGTGCGCTTTTACACCAAGCGCAAGACCATCACGCAGCGCTGGCCCTCGGCCGGCGTGCGCGAGGGGGCGGTGTTCAGCTTTCCGAGCAGCCGCTGAGTCATTGATGTCTGACCGCTGCTTACGCAGTCTCTTCTGATTAACGCCCCACAGCCCCAGCGGTTGTGGGGCGTTTGTTTTGCACCGCGCGGTGATTGGTATGCATAAGGTCATCACAGATCCACCTGGGTAAGCAGATTCTCTTACTAGGGTTTTTACCGCCCTCGTCCTACAATCGCAGACCCTTACAAAGCTGACAGCCCGCTGCAGACCCGCTGGAGCACGGTTTTCGCACCCACCCCTGAGTTGGAGACACTGAATGCCCGAGAACACCACGGCCCAGAACAACAACAACCCCGACAAACGCGCCCAGTTGCGCCGTGCCGCTCTCGAATATCACGAGTTTCCCAAGCCCGGCAAGATCGCCATCGCCGCCACCAAGCAGATGCTGAACCAGCATGACCTGGCGTTGGCCTATTCGCCGGGCGTGGCCGCGCCTTGCGAAGAAATTGTCAAAGACCCCAACGCCGCGTTCAAATACACCGCCCGAGGCAATCTGGTGGGAGTTGTCACCAACGGCACGGCCGTGCTGGGCCTCGGCGACATCGGGCCACTGGCCGGCAAGCCGGTGATGGAAGGCAAGGCCGTCCTGTTCAAGAAGTTCTCGGGCATCGATGTGTTTGACATCGAGATCAACGAGAAGGACCCCGAGAAGCTGGTGGAGATCATCGCCAGCCTGGAGCCCACCTTTGGCGGCATCAACCTTGAAGACATCAAGGCGCCTGACTGCTTCTACATCGAGCGCAAGCTGCGCGAGCGCATGAAGATCCCGGTCTTCCACGATGACCAGCACGGCACGGCCATCACGGTGGGCGCTGCCATCCTCAATGGGCTCAAGGTGGCGGGCAAGGACCCGAAAAAAATCAAGCTCGTGACCTCGGGCGCCGGTGCTGCGGCCCTAGCCTGCCTGGGCCTGCTGGTCAAGCTGGGCATTCCGCGCGAGAACATCTGGGTAACCGACCTGGCGGGCGTGGTCTATGAAGGCCGCACCGAGTTGATGGACGAGGACAAGATCCAGTTCGCGCAAAAGACCTCGGCGCGCACGCTGGGCGAAGTCATCGCAGATGCCGACGTCTTTCTGGGCCTGTCGGCGGGCGGCGTGCTCAAGCAGGACATGGTGGCCAAGATGGCCGTGCGTCCGCTGATCTTTGCCCTGGCCAACCCCAACCCCGAAATCCAGCCCGAGGACGTGAAGGCGGTGCGTGACGACGCCATCATGGCCACGGGCCGGTCGGACTACCCGAACCAGGTCAACAACGTTCTGTGCTTCCCCTACATCTTCCGCGGGGCACTCGACAGCGGCGCGACCACCATCACGATGGAGATGGAAATCGCTGCTGTGCACGCGATTGCCGAGCTGGCGCAGGCGGAGCAAAGCGAAGTGGTGGCGGCCGCCTATGTGGGCGAGCCCCTGGCGTTTGGCCCCGAGTACCTGATCCCCAAGCCCTTTGACCCGCGCCTCATGATGATGATCGCGCCGGCCGTGGCCCAGGCCGCCGCAGACAGCGGCGTGGCCCTGCGCCCCATCGCGGACATGGACGCCTACCGGGACCACCTGCAGACGTTTGTCTACGCCTCGGGCACGACCATGAAGCCCATCTTCACCGCCGCCAAGGCCGCCGTGAAGAAGCGCGTGGCCTATGCCGAGGGCGAAGAAGAACGCGTGCTGCGCGCCGCCCAGATCGTCGTGGACGAAAAGATCGCACGCCCCACGCTGATTGGCCGCCCGGCCATCATTGCCGAACGCATCGAGAAGTTCGGCCTGCGCCTGCGCGAAGGGGTGGACTACGACATCGTCAACGTCGAGCAGGACCACCGCTATCGTGACTTCTGGCAGACCTACCACCGCATGACCGAGCGCAAAGGTGTAACGGTGTCGATCGCCAAGATCGAGATGCGCCGCCGCCTCGCCCTGATTGGATCGATGCTGCTGCACAAGGGCGAGGTCGATGGCCTGATCGTCGGCACCTGGGGCCACACGGCGCTGCACCTGAACTACATCGACCAGGTGATTGGCAAGCGCGCGGGGGTCAACACCTACGCCTGCATGAACGGCCTGCTGCTGCCTGACCGCCAGGTGTTCCT
It contains:
- a CDS encoding aspartate aminotransferase family protein yields the protein MSFAVIDPNPAAAVRTDAAWLDAHWMPFTGNRNFKAKPRMIVSGQGAYYTDAEGRKIFDGLSGLWCSGLGHGRKEVAEAIGRAAATLDYSPAFQFGHPASFALANKVKELTPAGLDYVFFTGSGSESADTSLKMARAYWRAKGQGTKTRLIGREKGYHGVNYGGISVGGIMGNRKTFGQGIEADHIPHTQPPAGTFQKGMVEEGGRALADKLLEVIALHDASNIAAVIVEPFSGSAGVVIPPKGYLERIREICTQNNILLIFDEVITGFGRCGAWTGAEAFGVTPDILNFAKQVTNGAQPLGGVIATKEIYDTFINQGGPEYMLEFPHGYTYSAHPVACAAGNAVLDILQKEDMPGRVKALAPYFENAVHGLKTAKHVADIRNYGLAAGITISALPGEPAKRPYEIAMNCWEKGFYVRYGGDTIQLAPPFISTEAEIDRMVSALGDALQETA
- a CDS encoding DJ-1/PfpI family protein yields the protein MRIAILTFDAFNDLDSLVAFGMLNRIALLGDTNWQVRIASPTPRVTSMNGLTIDAHEDLSQLAEADAVLVGSGMKTREVANTPALMDQLRVLNPARQLLAAQCSGTYLLGRLGLLGGTPACTDLTSKPWVVESGVDIVPRAFAAHGNVATAGGCLASQYLVAWLIARLKGLDAAREVLHYFAPVGEKQAFIDRAFGHVLPTLETQAVTA
- a CDS encoding CoA-acylating methylmalonate-semialdehyde dehydrogenase gives rise to the protein MNHDKNVTTTVGHLIDGKLVADTERTQPVFNPATGQSTTSVALASKATVEAAIASAEAAFPAWRNTPPLKRARVMSKLKVLLEENADKIAALITAEHGKVLSDAHGELQRGIENVEYASYAPELLKGEHSRNVGPNIDSWSEFQALGVTAGITPFNFPAMVPLWMWPMAVACGNTFVLKPSERDPSSTLFIAQLALEAGLPPGVLNVVNGDKLAVDTLLRDPRVKAVSFVGSTPIAEYIYAEGCKHGKRVQALGGAKNHAVLMPDADVGNAVSALMGAAYGSCGERCMAIPLLVAVGDAVGDAVIAGLKTEIAKMKVGPGTDNSNDMGPLVTKPHFEKVKAYVDSGVAEGATLVVDGRAVKVAGHEEGYFLGACLFDNVKPGMKIYQEEIFGPVLGVVRVKTLQEAMDLINAHEYGNGTCIFTRDGEAARYFTDHIQVGMVGVNVPLPVPVAYHSFGGWKRSLFGDLHAYGPDAVRFYTKRKTITQRWPSAGVREGAVFSFPSSR
- a CDS encoding NADP-dependent malic enzyme; amino-acid sequence: MPENTTAQNNNNPDKRAQLRRAALEYHEFPKPGKIAIAATKQMLNQHDLALAYSPGVAAPCEEIVKDPNAAFKYTARGNLVGVVTNGTAVLGLGDIGPLAGKPVMEGKAVLFKKFSGIDVFDIEINEKDPEKLVEIIASLEPTFGGINLEDIKAPDCFYIERKLRERMKIPVFHDDQHGTAITVGAAILNGLKVAGKDPKKIKLVTSGAGAAALACLGLLVKLGIPRENIWVTDLAGVVYEGRTELMDEDKIQFAQKTSARTLGEVIADADVFLGLSAGGVLKQDMVAKMAVRPLIFALANPNPEIQPEDVKAVRDDAIMATGRSDYPNQVNNVLCFPYIFRGALDSGATTITMEMEIAAVHAIAELAQAEQSEVVAAAYVGEPLAFGPEYLIPKPFDPRLMMMIAPAVAQAAADSGVALRPIADMDAYRDHLQTFVYASGTTMKPIFTAAKAAVKKRVAYAEGEEERVLRAAQIVVDEKIARPTLIGRPAIIAERIEKFGLRLREGVDYDIVNVEQDHRYRDFWQTYHRMTERKGVTVSIAKIEMRRRLALIGSMLLHKGEVDGLIVGTWGHTALHLNYIDQVIGKRAGVNTYACMNGLLLPDRQVFLVDTHVNYDPTAEQLAEITVMAAEEMMRFGIKPKAALLSHSNFGSSNQPSAVKMRQTLELLRIQAPWLEVDGEMHGDVALDGKARAAIMPHSDLIGDANLLVLPNIDAANISYNLLKTAAGGNIAIGPVLLGASQPVHILTASTTVRRIVNMTALTVADANASR